Sequence from the Seonamhaeicola sp. ML3 genome:
GGATAAATATTAACAAAAGAACAGCAGCTACAATACCAGAAAGTCTACCACGACCACCACCTTTAATATTGATGATAGATTGACCAATCATGGCACAACCACCCATTCCTCCAAAAAAACCGGTTAAAATATTAGCACCACCTTGAGCCATACATTCTCTATTGGCATTACCTCTAGTTTCGGTAAGTTCATCTACCAGGTTTAAGGTCATTAAAGACTCAATTAAACCAATGGCAGCTAAAATAACTGCATAAGGTCCTATAAACCATAAGGTCTGAAGATTGAAAGGCACTTTGCTAAAAATATCGGTTTGAAATTGAGGCAAGCCACCTTTAAGTCCTTCACCGCCACCATCTCTAATAAAACTACCAACGGTAGCCACATCTAGTTTTCCGAAAATAACAATAGCCGAAACTACCAAAATTCCAATTAAAGCCTCAGGTAATTTTTTAGTAACCTTAAACTTAGGTAAACCAAACATAATAAGCATGGTAAGTCCCACTAATCCTAACATAGTCCATAGTTCAGAACCTGTAAAGAAAGCACCATCAGCATCTCTAAACATCTTTAGTTGAGCCAAGAAAATTACGATAGCCAGTCCGTTTACAAACCCCATCATAACCGGATGCGGAATTAACCTTACAAACTTACCTAGCTTAAAAACACCAGCTAAAATCTGAATGATTCCCATTAGAATTACAGTAGCAAACAAGTAATAGAGTCCTAAGTTTTCCTCTGGAGCTCCCATAGCATTTCCTTCAGCAACCAAACTTACCATCACCACTGCCAAAGCTCCTGTAGCACCACTTATCATTCCTGGTCGTCCTCCAAAAACAGATGTTATAAGGCCAATCATAAAAGCTGCGTAAAGCCCAACTAAAGGATCTACACCAGCCACAAAGGCAAAAGCTACAGCTTCTGGCACCAAGGCTAAAGCTACTGTCGCTCCACTTAAAATATCGTTCTTAGCGTTTTTAGCACGCTTTCTAATAAACTCTGTCATGACTCCGTTTTTGAAGGTGCAAATTTAACGGATATATAGGAAGAGGCAAGTAATTTGCTATAATTCAATGAAGAACAACACTAAAACGTTTGAATTTCAACAGAGTAACTACTGCTCTGAAATCCAGTCGAGCGCTTTTTCTCGTTCTTGGAATACGTAAATATTCCAGTTACTGTCTGTGTTTAGGTTTATAATGGTTTCTGTAGACATTAATGCACCGCTTGAAGCAATAAGTACTGCAATGGCTTTTATCTCTTCTAGTTTACCAATTAAGCGTTGTGCCTGAAAGGTGTAACTATAGGAATGCTTTCTGTTTATAAGTAGTGAAA
This genomic interval carries:
- a CDS encoding SulP family inorganic anion transporter; its protein translation is MTEFIRKRAKNAKNDILSGATVALALVPEAVAFAFVAGVDPLVGLYAAFMIGLITSVFGGRPGMISGATGALAVVMVSLVAEGNAMGAPEENLGLYYLFATVILMGIIQILAGVFKLGKFVRLIPHPVMMGFVNGLAIVIFLAQLKMFRDADGAFFTGSELWTMLGLVGLTMLIMFGLPKFKVTKKLPEALIGILVVSAIVIFGKLDVATVGSFIRDGGGEGLKGGLPQFQTDIFSKVPFNLQTLWFIGPYAVILAAIGLIESLMTLNLVDELTETRGNANRECMAQGGANILTGFFGGMGGCAMIGQSIINIKGGGRGRLSGIVAAVLLLIFILFASTYIEQIPIAALVGVMFMVVVGTFAWSSFRILRKIPITDAVVLIAVSLITVWKDLAVAVIAGVIISALVFSWENAKRIRARKRMREDGTKVYEIWGPLFFGSIKAFNEKFDAKNDPEKVEIDFVESRVSDHSAIEAIFNLVNKYEAEGKSIKLKHLSEDCKVLLYKSSPKFREVIEEDIDDPRYHLAENPEAFTKGLSEYKL